One Glycine max cultivar Williams 82 chromosome 4, Glycine_max_v4.0, whole genome shotgun sequence DNA segment encodes these proteins:
- the LOC113001411 gene encoding uncharacterized protein codes for MERIGPVAYRLQLLENARIHPVFHCSMLKPFKGSSENIKPAKLPPNFADDQPLLSPLAILGRRRTSSESNSPWEVLVQWQGLSPDDTSWEDWSQLCRDFHLEDKVTLQRLRDDTGATKEMTQAMNIKAEKEVQATNRPKRQITKPAYLGD; via the coding sequence ATGGAGAGGATAGGCCCAGTCGCCTATCGCCTGCAGCTACTGGAGAACGCACGAATTCACCCAGTCTTTCATTGTTCCATGCTCAAGCCGTTCAAAGGATCATCGGAAAATATCAAACCAGCGAAGCTACCCCCAAATTTTGCTGATGATCAACCCCTTCTTTCTCCTTTAGCAATTTTGGGCCGACGACGCACATCTTCAGAGTCGAACTCACCGTGGGAGGTTTTGGTGCAGTGGCAAGGCTTATCCCCAGATGACACTTCTTGGGAGGATTGGTCTCAATTGTGCCGGGACtttcaccttgaggacaaggtgactCTACAAAGGCTGAGGGATGATACAGGGGCAACAAAGGAAATGACTCAAGCAATGAACATAAAAGCAGAAAAGGAGGTGCAAGCAACAAATAGGCCCAAAAGACAAATTACCAAACCTGCATATCTTGGAGATTAA